A window of Aliarcobacter trophiarum LMG 25534 contains these coding sequences:
- the prmC gene encoding peptide chain release factor N(5)-glutamine methyltransferase, whose translation MTIKECVKKYAIYLKDITHIPAKEVEILIMYLIEKNIIWLHLNYDKPFTKEIELEKLVKKRATNFPLEYIIKKASFYGEQFFVEEEVLIPRPETELLVENAFEILKKEDKAIKVLEIGTGSGIISVMLALLLKDKKIDFIAVDINPKAIELAKKNAKKFEVLEKIDFRLSNLFENVKDDDIFMLISNPPYIANAYKLPKNVKFEPSNALFGGVVGDELLKEIIDGANSKKIPFLLCEMGFDQKNSLEEYFKEFNVEFYSFYKDYENFDRGFTLKFKENKK comes from the coding sequence ATGACAATAAAAGAGTGTGTAAAGAAATATGCTATATATTTAAAAGATATTACACATATTCCAGCAAAAGAGGTTGAGATATTAATTATGTATTTAATTGAAAAAAACATAATTTGGTTACATCTTAACTATGATAAGCCATTTACAAAAGAGATTGAATTAGAAAAATTAGTAAAAAAAAGAGCAACAAATTTTCCCCTAGAGTATATTATTAAAAAAGCATCTTTTTATGGAGAGCAGTTTTTTGTAGAAGAAGAAGTTTTAATACCAAGACCAGAGACTGAGCTTTTAGTTGAAAATGCTTTTGAAATTTTAAAAAAAGAAGACAAAGCTATAAAAGTTTTAGAAATAGGTACAGGAAGTGGGATTATTTCTGTTATGTTAGCACTACTTTTAAAAGATAAGAAAATAGATTTTATAGCTGTTGATATAAATCCAAAAGCTATAGAACTAGCAAAAAAGAATGCAAAAAAGTTTGAAGTTTTAGAAAAAATAGATTTTAGACTTAGTAATTTATTTGAAAATGTAAAGGATGATGATATCTTTATGCTCATTTCAAACCCACCATATATTGCTAATGCCTATAAACTACCAAAGAATGTTAAATTTGAGCCTTCAAATGCACTTTTTGGAGGAGTTGTAGGAGATGAACTTTTAAAAGAAATTATAGATGGTGCAAATAGTAAAAAAATACCGTTTTTACTTTGTGAGATGGGATTTGATCAAAAAAATAGTTTAGAAGAGTATTTTAAAGAGTTTAATGTAGAATTCTACTCTTTTTATAAAGATTATGAAAATTTTGATAGAGGATTTACTCTAAAATTTAAAGAAAATAAAAAATAA
- the hemW gene encoding radical SAM family heme chaperone HemW codes for MLLYIHIPFCDSKCFYCAFNSYTNKNSQKEAYMRALKIDLEHNLDYFNDKELKLNTVFIGGGTPSTVDASLYNDIFELINPYILEDCEITTEANPNSATKDWLEKMYSLGVNRVSFGVQSFDDEKLKFLGRNHNRLNAIKAIQNAKRIGFNSINCDIIYGVTNDTFELLKKDFDTLKELEVEHLSAYSLIIEEDTKFFLNEKELQKSKKSLKIDDEELSYEIFRYLKKLGFNQYEIANFSTNENFESKHNYGYWCKDDYIGVGAGAVACIDNKRMYKQKSIEKYIQNPSYVDIEELSCDDIKAEKVLLGFRCKFGVDLNILSSNELKRIDDLIVENRVYIKKGRVYNDNFLLADEIALYILD; via the coding sequence TTGCTTTTATATATACATATTCCTTTTTGTGATAGTAAATGTTTTTACTGTGCATTTAACTCATATACAAACAAAAATAGTCAAAAAGAGGCATATATGAGAGCCTTGAAAATTGATTTAGAACACAATTTAGACTATTTTAATGATAAAGAACTAAAACTAAATACTGTTTTTATAGGAGGAGGAACTCCATCAACTGTTGATGCCTCTTTATATAATGATATTTTTGAATTGATTAATCCATATATTTTAGAAGATTGTGAAATTACAACAGAAGCAAATCCAAATAGTGCCACAAAAGATTGGTTAGAAAAAATGTATAGTTTAGGTGTAAACAGAGTTAGTTTTGGAGTACAAAGTTTTGATGATGAAAAACTTAAATTTCTAGGTAGAAACCATAATAGGCTTAATGCTATTAAAGCAATACAGAATGCAAAACGTATAGGCTTTAACAGTATTAATTGCGATATAATATATGGAGTTACAAATGATACTTTTGAGTTACTTAAAAAAGATTTTGACACTTTAAAAGAGCTAGAAGTTGAACATTTAAGTGCATATAGTTTAATAATTGAAGAGGATACAAAATTTTTTTTAAATGAAAAAGAGCTTCAAAAAAGTAAAAAAAGTTTAAAAATTGATGATGAAGAGTTGAGTTATGAGATTTTTAGATATTTAAAAAAACTGGGGTTTAATCAATATGAAATAGCAAATTTTAGTACAAATGAAAATTTTGAATCAAAACATAACTATGGATATTGGTGTAAGGATGATTATATAGGGGTTGGAGCTGGAGCTGTTGCTTGTATTGACAACAAGAGAATGTATAAACAAAAAAGTATAGAAAAATATATACAAAATCCAAGTTATGTAGATATTGAAGAGTTAAGTTGTGATGATATAAAGGCAGAAAAAGTACTTTTAGGTTTTAGATGCAAGTTTGGAGTTGATTTGAATATTCTATCTTCAAATGAGCTTAAAAGAATAGATGATTTAATAGTTGAAAATAGAGTTTATATAAAAAAAGGTAGAGTTTATAATGATAATTTTCTACTTGCAGATGAGATAGCTCTATATATCCTAGATTAA
- a CDS encoding RNA pyrophosphohydrolase: MDDKKEFEKEKKKLRPNVAAIILSSKYPAKCEIFIASRTDIPNAWQFPQGGIDEGENTKEALLRELEEEIGTKDIEIIAEYPTWVSYLFPPIIAQKMYPYDGQKQKYYLVKLKKDAKININTEVPEFSEYKFVSTKEVYEHITFFKRTVYKRVLKYFKDEGYI; this comes from the coding sequence ATGGACGATAAAAAAGAGTTTGAAAAAGAGAAAAAAAAATTAAGACCAAATGTTGCAGCTATTATATTATCATCTAAATATCCAGCAAAGTGTGAAATTTTTATTGCTTCAAGAACTGATATTCCAAATGCTTGGCAGTTTCCTCAAGGTGGAATTGATGAGGGAGAGAATACAAAAGAGGCACTTTTAAGAGAGCTTGAAGAGGAAATTGGTACAAAAGATATAGAGATAATAGCAGAATACCCAACTTGGGTCTCATATCTTTTTCCACCTATAATTGCTCAAAAGATGTATCCTTATGATGGTCAAAAGCAAAAATACTATTTAGTAAAACTAAAAAAAGATGCAAAAATAAATATAAACACTGAAGTTCCAGAGTTTAGTGAATATAAATTTGTAAGCACAAAAGAGGTTTATGAGCATATAACTTTTTTCAAAAGAACTGTTTATAAAAGAGTTTTGAAGTATTTTAAAGATGAGGGTTATATTTAA
- a CDS encoding aspartate kinase — protein MLKVLKFGGTSVGTLDRIANVAQIIKKIRDEGHDVIAIVSAMSGETNKLIEYAEYYTKTPELKEMDMLLSSGERVTSALLSIALNSIGYKTISMTGREAGIMTTDSHTKAKIEKIDTTKMKQALNDGNIIIVAGFQGVTIDGSRVTTLGRGGSDLSAVAIAGAIKADVCEIYTDVDGIYTTDPRIEPKAKKLEKISYDEMLELASLGAKVLQNRSVEMAKKLNVNLVSRSSFTPDIEGTLITNEEEIMEKPIVSGIALDKNQVRVGMYGVVDKPGVASAIFTALADANINVDMIVQTRGLDGTTDLDFTIPTTDLEICKKVMDQFRAQAKNIDYNEAICKVSIVGVGMKSNTGVASKAFTAMASENINIRIISTSEIKISMIIEEKYAELAVRALHDAYELDK, from the coding sequence ATGTTAAAAGTTTTGAAGTTTGGTGGAACAAGTGTTGGAACACTTGATAGAATTGCGAATGTTGCACAAATTATTAAAAAAATAAGAGATGAAGGTCACGATGTTATAGCTATTGTTTCAGCTATGAGTGGTGAAACAAACAAGTTAATAGAGTATGCTGAATACTACACAAAAACACCAGAATTAAAAGAGATGGATATGCTTTTAAGTTCAGGAGAGAGAGTGACTTCAGCTCTTTTATCTATTGCTTTAAATAGTATTGGATATAAAACTATCTCTATGACAGGACGTGAAGCTGGAATTATGACAACAGACAGTCATACAAAAGCAAAGATTGAAAAAATAGATACAACAAAGATGAAACAAGCTTTAAATGATGGAAATATAATAATTGTTGCTGGATTTCAAGGAGTTACTATTGATGGCTCAAGAGTAACAACTTTGGGTCGAGGTGGAAGTGATTTAAGTGCAGTTGCAATTGCTGGAGCAATAAAAGCTGATGTTTGTGAGATTTATACTGATGTTGATGGAATTTATACAACTGATCCTAGAATTGAACCAAAAGCTAAAAAGTTAGAAAAAATATCTTATGATGAGATGTTAGAACTTGCAAGTTTAGGTGCAAAAGTTTTACAAAACAGATCAGTAGAAATGGCAAAAAAACTAAATGTAAATTTAGTATCAAGAAGTAGTTTTACACCCGATATAGAAGGGACTTTAATAACAAATGAAGAGGAAATAATGGAAAAACCTATAGTAAGTGGAATAGCTTTAGATAAAAATCAAGTAAGAGTTGGAATGTATGGTGTTGTTGATAAGCCAGGAGTTGCTAGTGCTATTTTTACAGCTCTTGCAGATGCAAACATCAATGTTGATATGATTGTTCAAACAAGAGGGCTTGATGGAACAACAGATTTAGACTTTACAATTCCTACAACAGATTTAGAAATTTGTAAAAAAGTTATGGATCAATTTAGAGCACAAGCAAAAAATATAGATTACAATGAAGCAATTTGTAAAGTTTCAATAGTTGGTGTTGGTATGAAATCAAACACAGGGGTTGCTTCAAAAGCATTTACTGCTATGGCGAGTGAAAATATTAATATAAGAATTATCTCTACAAGTGAGATAAAAATATCTATGATTATTGAAGAAAAATATGCAGAGTTAGCAGTTCGAGCTTTACATGATGCATACGAGCTGGACAAATAA
- a CDS encoding HobA family DNA replication regulator encodes MHTSWTNNLQEFLNWTVETIREDKLLSPWLEEKKFEWAPLVSKNITNILDKSYSVLIITDKERDWFLNYILSNINSSKLNRPFLPFYDFSSFFKNLDHIKSEDDISNIKDMLQISFPNGYCFWYIGKSQDNRSTLAKITKSSFLWIFDEERQGSLNLKSNDIALDMKLLELFRLYNKTLSAALFANINVEN; translated from the coding sequence ATGCATACGAGCTGGACAAATAATTTGCAAGAGTTTTTAAATTGGACAGTTGAGACAATCCGAGAAGATAAGCTTTTGTCTCCTTGGTTGGAAGAGAAAAAGTTTGAATGGGCACCATTAGTATCAAAAAATATCACAAATATTTTGGATAAAAGCTACTCTGTTTTAATTATCACAGATAAAGAGAGAGATTGGTTTTTAAACTATATTTTGTCAAATATAAACTCTTCTAAGCTCAATAGGCCATTTTTACCATTTTATGATTTTAGTTCATTTTTTAAAAATCTTGATCATATAAAATCAGAAGATGATATTTCAAATATTAAAGATATGCTACAAATCTCTTTTCCAAACGGATACTGTTTTTGGTATATCGGTAAAAGCCAAGATAATAGATCTACTCTTGCAAAAATTACAAAAAGCTCTTTTTTATGGATTTTTGATGAAGAGAGACAAGGTTCTTTAAACTTAAAATCAAATGATATAGCACTTGATATGAAGCTTTTAGAACTATTTAGATTATATAATAAAACTTTAAGTGCAGCACTTTTTGCAAATATAAATGTAGAGAATTAA
- a CDS encoding DNA polymerase III subunit delta', translating into MEIATKSSILIVNNVEESLSKILAIYPTHQTRVIKNEEKDEFQIEQANKALKEAYIASNETKYIFLCGATFRVEAQNALLKLLEEPPANIVFILLISSKNSLLPTIYSRLPYINLKKSIEKEDIELNIKKLDLKDIYSFIKNSQKITKNEAINIVETILIKANREKVKFNQKELDVFFKSIKLLELNSKPTTVLSYLLLSILEKE; encoded by the coding sequence TTGGAAATAGCTACAAAATCTTCAATCTTAATTGTAAACAATGTTGAAGAGAGCTTAAGTAAAATTTTAGCTATCTATCCTACTCATCAAACAAGAGTTATAAAAAATGAAGAGAAAGATGAGTTTCAAATAGAACAAGCTAATAAAGCTCTAAAAGAGGCATATATTGCTTCAAATGAGACTAAATATATATTTTTATGTGGTGCTACATTTAGAGTTGAAGCTCAAAATGCTCTTTTGAAGCTTTTAGAAGAACCCCCAGCGAATATAGTTTTTATTCTTTTGATTTCTTCAAAAAACTCTTTACTTCCAACTATCTATTCAAGATTGCCATATATAAATCTAAAAAAAAGCATAGAAAAAGAGGATATTGAACTAAATATAAAGAAATTAGATTTAAAAGATATATATAGTTTTATAAAAAATAGTCAAAAAATTACAAAAAATGAAGCCATAAATATTGTTGAAACTATTTTAATAAAAGCAAATAGAGAAAAAGTCAAATTTAACCAAAAAGAGTTAGATGTATTTTTTAAATCTATAAAACTTTTGGAGTTAAATTCAAAACCAACTACAGTTTTAAGCTATCTTCTTCTATCTATTTTGGAAAAAGAGTAA
- the folP gene encoding dihydropteroate synthase: MKIYKLALNDIKKFLYSLDCDKSGIAIMSKKAKIHTLFIKDLHVGAANILKQDALSIGADLAVPEGVIVAKERYVNALLLGTTKHFEILSRKELAQPFGLKELAKNLKDFVKEQKFSTKIMGVLNANEDSFFKNSRFDNSNASQRIEKMIEDGANIIDIGAASSRPGSLPISCDEELNRVKDIVQTIYKNRFFEKVDFSIDSFSPKVIEYVLENGFKIVNDITGLQNDEVCSLVAKYKAQAVIMHMQNNQTNMQEKPYYEDIMLDIDDFFKQRVEKAKSFGIEDIVLDVGIGFGKTLEHNLKLLKNLEHFNHFGYPLLIGASRKSMIDMITKSAIEDRLSGTLAIHLEALKNGASIIRCHDVKEHFQAIRVFEAINEIN; encoded by the coding sequence ATGAAGATATATAAATTAGCTTTAAATGATATTAAAAAATTTTTATACAGCTTAGATTGTGATAAAAGTGGTATTGCTATTATGTCAAAAAAAGCAAAAATTCATACACTTTTTATAAAAGACTTACATGTTGGAGCTGCAAATATACTTAAGCAAGATGCCCTTAGTATTGGAGCTGATTTAGCAGTTCCTGAGGGGGTTATAGTTGCAAAAGAGAGATATGTAAATGCCCTACTCCTAGGTACTACAAAACATTTTGAAATTTTGAGTAGAAAAGAGTTAGCACAACCATTTGGGCTTAAAGAGTTAGCAAAGAATTTAAAAGATTTTGTAAAAGAGCAAAAGTTTTCTACAAAAATAATGGGTGTTTTAAATGCAAATGAGGACTCATTTTTTAAAAATAGTAGATTTGATAACTCAAATGCTTCTCAAAGAATAGAGAAAATGATTGAAGATGGTGCAAATATCATAGATATTGGTGCAGCTTCAAGCAGACCTGGAAGTTTGCCAATAAGCTGTGATGAAGAGCTAAATAGAGTAAAAGATATTGTACAAACTATTTATAAGAATAGGTTTTTTGAAAAGGTTGATTTCTCTATTGATTCCTTTTCTCCAAAGGTTATAGAGTATGTTTTAGAAAATGGTTTTAAAATTGTAAATGATATTACAGGTTTACAAAATGACGAAGTTTGTAGCTTAGTAGCAAAATATAAAGCTCAAGCAGTTATTATGCATATGCAAAACAATCAAACAAATATGCAAGAAAAGCCATATTATGAAGATATTATGCTTGATATTGATGATTTTTTTAAACAAAGAGTTGAAAAAGCAAAGAGTTTTGGAATAGAAGATATTGTTTTAGACGTAGGAATTGGATTTGGAAAAACTTTAGAGCATAATTTAAAACTTCTTAAAAATCTTGAACACTTTAATCATTTTGGCTACCCTCTTTTAATTGGAGCTAGTAGAAAGTCTATGATAGATATGATTACTAAATCAGCTATTGAAGATAGACTTAGTGGAACTTTAGCTATTCATCTTGAAGCTTTAAAAAATGGTGCTAGTATAATAAGATGTCATGATGTAAAAGAGCACTTTCAAGCAATAAGAGTTTTTGAAGCTATAAATGAGATAAATTAA
- a CDS encoding anaerobic ribonucleoside-triphosphate reductase activating protein codes for MNIDKELNLLNKKIVYSFTKFSTSDYIGEIACIVWHISCNLRCSYCYNDNIVFSKQGSFSHNDILEFLRKRTGLLTAVVLSGGEATMHDLKPFCVELKKLGFKIKLDTNGVNFKHIKELLTEDLIDFIALDFKATKDKYENITQKNSYHKFFETLTYLIKISFPFELRATINADLLDSKDINIMIETAYNVGYKGIFYIQNFLITPSNIGNITQKKVLEKEKIREDLLKIEFRN; via the coding sequence GTGAACATAGACAAAGAGTTAAATTTATTGAACAAAAAGATTGTTTATAGTTTCACAAAATTCTCTACGAGTGACTATATAGGCGAAATTGCCTGTATAGTTTGGCATATTTCTTGTAATCTCAGATGCAGTTACTGTTATAATGATAATATTGTTTTTAGCAAACAAGGTAGTTTTTCTCATAATGATATTTTAGAATTTTTAAGAAAGAGAACTGGTTTATTAACAGCGGTTGTATTAAGTGGTGGAGAAGCTACTATGCATGATTTAAAACCATTTTGTGTAGAGCTTAAAAAACTGGGATTTAAAATAAAACTTGATACAAATGGAGTAAACTTTAAACATATAAAAGAGCTTTTAACTGAAGATTTAATAGATTTTATAGCTCTTGATTTTAAGGCTACAAAAGATAAATATGAAAATATTACTCAAAAAAACTCTTATCATAAGTTTTTTGAAACTTTAACTTATCTTATAAAAATATCTTTTCCTTTTGAGTTAAGAGCTACTATAAATGCAGATTTACTAGATTCTAAAGATATAAATATTATGATAGAAACGGCATATAATGTGGGATATAAAGGGATTTTTTATATTCAAAACTTTTTAATAACCCCTTCAAATATTGGGAATATTACTCAAAAAAAAGTACTAGAAAAAGAGAAAATAAGAGAAGATTTATTAAAAATCGAGTTTAGAAATTAG
- the nrdD gene encoding anaerobic ribonucleoside-triphosphate reductase gives MEKIKLLEKNMEKRTKCIVYTRVMGYHRPVESFNIGKKGEHRQRVKFIEQKDCL, from the coding sequence ATGGAAAAAATAAAATTGCTTGAAAAAAATATGGAAAAGAGAACAAAATGTATAGTATATACTAGGGTTATGGGTTACCATAGACCAGTTGAAAGTTTTAATATAGGGAAAAAAGGTGAACATAGACAAAGAGTTAAATTTATTGAACAAAAAGATTGTTTATAG
- a CDS encoding ribonucleoside triphosphate reductase, translating into MQIEILKRDGKKEKFEAFKIEDAIKKAFKSVNINYDKSIYFSVLFEIKSKNINAVEDIQDLIEKELFKSEYFTVMKSFMLYRHLHKIQREQILGLNEDTTYVNSTQTIQEYIDGEDWRIKANSNTGYSHAGLINNSAGKLIANYWLDKIYTKEQGYAHRNADIHIHDLDCLSAYCAGWSLRVLLDEGFNEVRGRVESKAPNHFREALGQMANFLGILQSEWAGAQAFSSFDTYLAPYVFKDKLEFNEIKKAIRSFIYNLNVPARWGQSPFTNITIDWTVPEDLKEQIPTRNQKHLLRDLEDSELLTEAKNRGADSFEKLTYKHFQKEMNAINRAYYEIMTEGDKTGQPFTFPIPTVNITEDFDWDGENTDILFENTAKVGSSYFQNFVGSQYKKDINGNLIANEEAYKPGHVRSMCCRLQLDLRELLKRGGGLFGSAEMTGSIGVVTINMARLGYLYKNNTKGLYARIEELMDLAKDSLEKKRVFVQEMYDRGLYPYTKRYLPHFNNHFSTIGVNGINEMLKNLFDEDFDLSTQKGIEFTTEILDFMRAKMVEYQERTGNLYNLEATPAEGTTYRFAKEDIKRYPDIIQAGEQKNIYYTNSSQLPVDFTDDPFEALELQDNLQCKYTGGTVLHLYMKEKISSPNACKKLVKNVISSFRLPYITITPLFSVCPIHGYLVGEHEYCPKCDDEILKKELKNGKNKIA; encoded by the coding sequence ATGCAAATAGAGATTTTAAAAAGAGATGGAAAAAAAGAGAAATTTGAAGCTTTTAAGATTGAAGATGCAATTAAAAAAGCTTTCAAGAGTGTAAATATCAATTATGATAAATCAATCTATTTTTCAGTTTTATTTGAGATAAAGAGTAAAAATATAAATGCTGTTGAGGATATTCAAGATTTAATAGAAAAAGAGCTATTTAAAAGTGAATATTTCACTGTAATGAAAAGTTTTATGCTTTATAGACACCTTCATAAAATCCAAAGAGAGCAAATTTTAGGATTAAATGAGGATACAACTTATGTAAACTCAACTCAAACAATACAAGAGTATATAGATGGCGAAGATTGGAGAATAAAAGCAAATTCAAACACAGGCTACTCACATGCTGGACTTATAAACAATAGTGCAGGAAAACTAATAGCAAACTACTGGCTAGATAAAATATATACAAAAGAGCAAGGATATGCTCATAGAAATGCAGATATTCATATTCACGATTTAGATTGTCTAAGTGCATATTGTGCAGGTTGGAGTTTGAGAGTTTTACTTGATGAAGGATTTAATGAAGTAAGAGGAAGGGTTGAAAGTAAAGCTCCAAATCACTTTAGAGAAGCTTTGGGTCAAATGGCAAATTTTTTAGGAATACTTCAAAGTGAGTGGGCTGGGGCTCAAGCTTTTAGCTCTTTTGATACATATTTGGCTCCTTATGTTTTTAAAGATAAACTAGAGTTTAATGAGATTAAAAAAGCCATTAGAAGCTTTATTTATAACTTAAATGTTCCAGCACGTTGGGGGCAAAGCCCATTTACAAATATTACAATAGATTGGACTGTTCCAGAGGATTTAAAAGAGCAAATTCCTACACGAAATCAAAAACATCTTTTAAGAGATTTAGAAGATAGTGAGCTTTTAACAGAGGCAAAAAATAGAGGTGCTGATAGTTTTGAGAAGCTTACATATAAACATTTTCAAAAAGAGATGAATGCTATAAATAGAGCTTATTATGAAATTATGACAGAGGGTGATAAAACAGGACAACCATTCACTTTTCCAATTCCAACAGTAAATATCACGGAAGATTTTGATTGGGATGGAGAGAATACAGATATTTTATTTGAAAATACTGCAAAAGTAGGGAGTAGTTACTTTCAAAATTTTGTAGGAAGTCAATATAAAAAAGATATAAATGGGAATTTAATAGCAAATGAAGAAGCCTATAAACCAGGACATGTAAGAAGTATGTGTTGTCGTCTTCAATTAGATTTAAGAGAGCTCTTAAAAAGAGGTGGTGGACTTTTCGGAAGTGCTGAGATGACTGGAAGTATTGGAGTTGTTACAATTAATATGGCAAGGCTTGGATATTTATATAAAAATAATACAAAAGGATTATATGCACGAATTGAAGAGCTAATGGATTTGGCAAAAGATAGTTTAGAAAAAAAGAGAGTTTTTGTACAAGAGATGTATGATAGAGGGCTTTATCCTTATACAAAAAGATATTTACCACACTTTAATAACCATTTTTCAACTATTGGAGTAAATGGAATAAATGAAATGCTTAAAAACCTTTTTGATGAAGATTTTGATTTATCAACACAAAAAGGTATAGAATTTACCACAGAGATTTTAGATTTTATGAGAGCAAAGATGGTTGAGTACCAAGAACGAACTGGAAACTTATACAATCTTGAAGCAACTCCAGCAGAGGGAACTACATATAGGTTTGCAAAAGAAGATATAAAAAGATACCCAGATATTATTCAAGCTGGAGAGCAAAAAAATATCTATTATACGAACTCTTCACAGTTACCAGTTGATTTTACAGATGATCCTTTTGAAGCTTTAGAACTACAAGATAACTTACAGTGTAAATATACAGGTGGAACAGTACTTCACTTATATATGAAAGAGAAAATCTCAAGCCCAAATGCTTGTAAAAAACTTGTAAAAAATGTGATAAGTAGCTTTAGATTGCCATATATTACGATTACGCCACTTTTTAGTGTATGCCCAATTCATGGCTATTTGGTGGGTGAACATGAGTATTGCCCAAAATGTGATGATGAAATTTTAAAAAAGGAGTTAAAAAATGGAAAAAATAAAATTGCTTGA
- the argF gene encoding ornithine carbamoyltransferase: MRHFLSLMDFSKEEILEILNLAKKIKDRAKAGIHKDYMPKKILGMIFEKSSTRTRVSFEAGIYELGGVGLFLSSNDIQLGRGEPMKDTSRVISRMVDMVMIRTFEQEKLEEFAKYSKVPVINGLTDKLHPIQLMADYLTIMEEGLDKNLVVAYIGDGNNMAHSWLNMAAKLGFELRVATPKNYQVDRDVLEEALKEAKKSGAKITTSFDPKVAVKNATVVTTDTWISMGQESEKNMRIKDFSGFIVDENLMNLADKKAIFLHCLPAYRDYEVSEAVLEGKQSRVFEEAENRLHAQKGIMVWLDKKRDEKIISSKKTKKSDKK, translated from the coding sequence ATGAGACACTTTTTAAGTTTAATGGACTTCTCAAAAGAGGAGATTTTAGAGATTTTAAATCTTGCAAAAAAGATAAAAGATAGAGCAAAGGCTGGAATTCACAAAGATTATATGCCAAAAAAAATATTAGGAATGATTTTTGAAAAAAGCTCAACAAGAACTAGAGTTTCATTTGAAGCTGGTATTTATGAGCTTGGTGGTGTTGGACTATTTTTATCATCAAATGATATACAACTAGGTCGAGGTGAGCCTATGAAAGACACTTCAAGAGTTATTTCAAGAATGGTAGATATGGTAATGATTAGAACTTTTGAGCAAGAAAAGTTAGAAGAGTTTGCAAAATATTCAAAAGTTCCTGTAATAAATGGTCTTACAGATAAACTTCATCCAATTCAACTAATGGCAGACTATCTAACAATTATGGAAGAAGGTCTTGATAAAAATTTAGTTGTTGCATATATTGGAGATGGAAACAATATGGCCCATTCATGGCTAAATATGGCAGCAAAATTAGGATTTGAACTAAGAGTTGCAACTCCAAAAAACTATCAAGTTGATAGAGATGTTTTAGAAGAAGCTTTAAAAGAAGCAAAAAAATCTGGTGCAAAAATTACAACTAGTTTTGATCCAAAAGTTGCTGTAAAAAATGCAACAGTTGTTACAACTGATACTTGGATATCAATGGGTCAAGAGAGTGAAAAAAATATGAGAATAAAAGATTTTAGTGGTTTTATCGTAGATGAAAACTTAATGAATCTTGCAGACAAAAAAGCTATATTTTTACACTGTTTACCAGCATATAGAGATTATGAAGTAAGTGAAGCAGTTCTTGAAGGAAAACAAAGTAGAGTATTTGAAGAGGCTGAAAATAGACTTCATGCACAAAAAGGAATTATGGTTTGGTTAGATAAGAAAAGAGATGAAAAGATAATAAGTAGTAAAAAAACAAAAAAAAGTGATAAAAAATAG